A DNA window from Procambarus clarkii isolate CNS0578487 chromosome 3, FALCON_Pclarkii_2.0, whole genome shotgun sequence contains the following coding sequences:
- the LOC138368212 gene encoding uncharacterized protein — MLTYLRGCGYESIVIYYKKGPARVTHGILPNNVIQEEDKKIFTTNFFLSRTRKLDADKLTLGSEGDSDNALEKNPDELQVQQVHKVQKVPQVQEIQQLQKVPQVEHLQKVPPVQQGLPLAILQKQQEVQVVKFEPQGTTPGKQCSNNGMGILKYLRKQVKKDKQ; from the exons atg cTAACATATCTGCGTGGCTGTGGGTATGAATCAATCGTTATCTATTACAAGAAAGGACCAGCACGGGTGACACATGGTATTTTACCAAACAACGTAATAcaagaagaggacaagaagatcttcaccactaacttctttttgt cacgcacaaggaagcttgatgcagataaacttacattaggatcagaaggtgatagcgataatgccctggaaaaaaatcctgacgagctacaagtgcagcaggtgcataaagtccaaaaagtaccgcaggtgcaagaaattcaacaattacaaaaagttccgcaggtggaacatttacaaaaagttccgccggtgcaacaagggctaccattagcaatccttcagaaacagcaagaagtacaagtagtaaaatttgaaccacagggaactacaccaggaaaacagtgtagtaacaacggaatgggaattttaaaatacctgaggaaacaggtaaaaaaggacaaacaatag